A single genomic interval of Nitratidesulfovibrio sp. SRB-5 harbors:
- the ribB gene encoding 3,4-dihydroxy-2-butanone-4-phosphate synthase, producing MSHAPQPCQAPLATVEQALDALRAGRGILVVDDEDRENEGDMIFAAETLTEAQMALLIREGSGIVCLCLTGAHADALDLPPMVACNTSRTGTAFTVTIEAAEGVTTGVSAADRVATVKAAAAPGARPEHLRRPGHVFPLRARPGGVLERRGHTEATVDLMRLAGLSPCGVLCELTNPDGTMARLPEVLAFGARQDMPVLTVQALARWRARHDADTRC from the coding sequence ATGTCGCATGCCCCGCAGCCGTGCCAGGCCCCCCTGGCCACGGTCGAGCAGGCGCTGGACGCCCTGCGCGCGGGGCGCGGCATCCTTGTCGTGGACGACGAGGACCGCGAGAACGAAGGCGACATGATCTTCGCCGCCGAAACCCTGACCGAGGCACAGATGGCCCTGCTGATCCGCGAGGGCAGCGGCATCGTCTGCCTGTGCCTTACCGGCGCCCATGCCGACGCGCTGGACCTGCCACCCATGGTGGCCTGCAACACCAGCCGCACCGGTACGGCCTTCACCGTGACCATCGAGGCGGCGGAGGGCGTCACCACCGGCGTTTCCGCCGCCGACAGGGTTGCCACGGTGAAGGCGGCGGCAGCCCCCGGCGCCCGGCCGGAACACCTGCGCCGCCCCGGTCACGTCTTTCCGTTGCGTGCCCGCCCCGGCGGCGTGCTGGAGCGGCGGGGCCACACCGAGGCCACCGTGGACCTGATGCGCCTTGCGGGCCTTTCGCCCTGCGGGGTGCTGTGCGAACTGACCAACCCGGACGGCACCATGGCCCGCCTGCCGGAAGTGCTGGCCTTTGGCGCGCGGCAGGACATGCCCGTGCTGACCGTGCAGGCCCTTGCCCGGTGGCGTGCCCGGCACGACGCCGATACGCGGTGCTGA
- a CDS encoding YihY/virulence factor BrkB family protein — protein MHGPTLRDRARRVRRYVTRDVWLERAETGPPARRGLVWLVRRAFLAALGFVDDQCLLRASALTMTFVLSMVPFLAVVFSITKGLGVHNAEATQMLLLRLAAGNPDTVARILEYVERTSAGRMGAVSAAFLLVTAGMLMANIERSFNAIWKVRQGRSAWRKFTDFFSVMLVCPLLMGTAFTLGASLRSGKVLGRLLEVAPVGAAYLLLLKLVPLFMVFVVLLFLYSYIPNTRVRPRAAMAGALLAAMAWQGAEYAYMVWQARFASYGLIYGSFAQVPLFLMWLYVSWAVVLFGVEVCHAVQNAPTFEKHLRAGRVSRLERDRLAVLAMLLLTRAFVRGTGAVPGHRMAALLDAPDHVLDDVLDRLAREGMVVRVCDDAPAWVLGTPPDGLRIADVLLALAGRTHGEGEERVATSFEFINDTLTRLAGDMAASPANATLRTYHDTTLPDWFDAAPASAHQTPENAPDDMQDDVHDDEPDDAPDNAWPAAKPGAWPGAGNGARDSAGKDETREPTLRQLLHGAASDGTSAPDDAPSPPSLPLPPLPDDTSGTGKGGPPGSGRV, from the coding sequence ATGCACGGACCCACCCTGCGCGACCGCGCCCGGCGCGTGCGCCGCTACGTGACCCGCGACGTATGGCTTGAACGTGCCGAAACCGGCCCGCCCGCCCGGCGCGGCCTGGTCTGGCTGGTGCGGCGCGCCTTTCTGGCGGCGCTGGGCTTCGTGGACGACCAGTGCCTGCTGCGCGCATCCGCCCTGACCATGACCTTCGTGCTGTCCATGGTGCCCTTTCTGGCCGTGGTGTTTTCCATCACCAAGGGCCTCGGGGTGCACAACGCCGAGGCCACCCAGATGCTGCTGCTGCGCCTTGCGGCGGGCAACCCGGACACGGTGGCCCGCATCCTGGAATACGTGGAGCGCACCAGCGCCGGCCGCATGGGCGCGGTAAGCGCGGCCTTTCTGCTGGTGACGGCGGGCATGCTCATGGCCAACATCGAACGCTCGTTCAACGCCATCTGGAAGGTGCGCCAGGGCCGCAGCGCATGGCGCAAGTTCACCGACTTCTTTTCGGTGATGCTGGTCTGCCCCCTGCTGATGGGCACCGCCTTCACCCTTGGGGCCAGCCTGCGCAGCGGCAAGGTGCTGGGCAGGCTGCTGGAGGTGGCCCCGGTGGGCGCGGCCTACCTGCTGCTGCTCAAGCTGGTGCCGCTGTTCATGGTCTTCGTGGTGCTGCTGTTCCTGTACTCGTACATTCCCAACACCAGGGTGCGCCCGCGCGCGGCCATGGCCGGGGCGCTGCTGGCGGCCATGGCCTGGCAGGGCGCAGAGTACGCCTACATGGTCTGGCAGGCCCGCTTTGCCAGTTACGGGCTGATCTACGGCAGCTTCGCGCAGGTGCCGCTGTTCCTGATGTGGCTGTACGTTTCGTGGGCGGTGGTGCTGTTCGGGGTGGAGGTATGCCACGCGGTGCAGAACGCGCCCACCTTCGAAAAACACCTGCGCGCCGGGCGGGTGAGCCGCCTTGAGCGCGACCGGCTGGCCGTGCTGGCCATGCTGCTGCTGACCCGCGCCTTCGTGCGCGGCACGGGCGCCGTGCCCGGCCACCGCATGGCCGCCCTGCTGGATGCCCCGGACCACGTGCTGGACGACGTGCTGGACAGGCTGGCCCGCGAAGGCATGGTGGTGCGGGTATGCGACGATGCCCCGGCCTGGGTGCTGGGCACGCCGCCCGACGGGCTGCGCATCGCCGACGTGCTGCTGGCCCTGGCGGGGCGCACCCATGGCGAAGGCGAGGAACGGGTGGCCACGTCCTTCGAATTCATCAACGACACCCTGACCCGACTGGCCGGGGACATGGCCGCCAGCCCGGCCAACGCCACCCTGCGCACCTACCACGACACCACCCTGCCCGACTGGTTCGATGCGGCCCCGGCCAGTGCACACCAGACGCCGGAAAACGCGCCGGACGACATGCAGGATGATGTCCATGACGACGAGCCGGACGATGCGCCGGACAATGCATGGCCCGCAGCGAAGCCCGGTGCATGGCCCGGTGCGGGTAATGGCGCGCGGGACAGCGCAGGGAAGGACGAAACGCGCGAACCGACCCTGCGCCAGTTGCTGCACGGCGCCGCAAGCGACGGCACCTCCGCCCCGGACGACGCGCCATCGCCCCCATCGCTCCCATTACCCCCATTACCTGACGACACCAGCGGAACCGGCAAGGGCGGTCCCCCCGGCAGCGGCAGGGTTTGA
- a CDS encoding lytic murein transglycosylase → MQAYQTGTNAGNDAAHAPDGSGPNPLDQDAGYRRAALWRALASAALCALLMTGCSGTRQAAAPESATTTPSPGEVRVQAAVRPSEEPLTSGRPAACWTPLLGRLAADGVSGGRVDALFVQLGDAVSPDPMGRKVKELYTTKFLRPEPQPTPPGQKPKPVRPPMYPGVVTDENATKCRAFLTENARWFSLAESRYGVPREVAVSLLFVETRLGTALGKGNAFRNLAAMAAADNPDMVPGYIAALPGADGNLDWISLRMRQKSDWAYQELKALIRHADALGQDPLTMPGSIYGAVGICQFMPSNIPAYGVDGDGDGRVDLYTVGDAVFSLSNYLDKHGWQPGMRRDARYNVLKRYNNSAAYANTILALADKVAGKSAQPGKPAKPAKSAQPGKPVQPAAAKSKAQGSPAQPVRASAAVSAAQ, encoded by the coding sequence ATGCAAGCGTATCAGACCGGGACCAATGCAGGCAATGATGCGGCGCACGCGCCGGACGGCTCAGGCCCGAACCCTCTGGATCAGGACGCCGGGTACCGCCGCGCGGCCTTGTGGCGCGCGCTGGCATCCGCCGCGCTGTGTGCCCTGTTGATGACGGGGTGCAGCGGCACCCGGCAGGCCGCCGCGCCGGAAAGCGCGACCACGACGCCGTCCCCCGGTGAGGTGCGCGTGCAGGCCGCCGTTCGTCCTTCCGAAGAGCCGTTGACCTCCGGCAGGCCCGCCGCCTGCTGGACCCCCCTGCTGGGCCGCCTGGCCGCCGACGGCGTGTCCGGCGGACGCGTCGACGCGCTGTTCGTCCAGCTGGGCGATGCGGTTTCGCCAGACCCCATGGGCCGCAAGGTCAAGGAACTGTACACCACCAAGTTCCTGCGGCCAGAGCCGCAACCAACGCCGCCCGGCCAGAAGCCCAAGCCCGTGCGCCCGCCCATGTACCCCGGCGTGGTCACCGACGAGAACGCGACCAAATGCCGCGCCTTCCTGACGGAAAACGCCCGCTGGTTCTCGCTGGCGGAATCGCGCTACGGCGTGCCGCGCGAGGTGGCCGTGTCGCTGCTGTTCGTGGAAACGCGGCTGGGCACGGCCCTCGGCAAGGGCAACGCCTTCCGCAATCTGGCCGCCATGGCCGCCGCGGACAACCCGGACATGGTGCCCGGCTACATCGCCGCGCTGCCCGGCGCGGATGGCAATCTGGACTGGATTTCGCTGCGCATGCGCCAGAAGTCGGACTGGGCCTACCAGGAACTGAAGGCGCTCATCCGCCACGCCGACGCGCTGGGGCAGGACCCGCTGACCATGCCCGGCTCCATCTACGGGGCCGTGGGCATCTGCCAGTTCATGCCCAGCAATATCCCGGCCTACGGCGTGGACGGCGACGGAGATGGCCGCGTGGACCTGTACACGGTGGGTGACGCGGTGTTCAGCCTGTCCAACTATCTCGACAAGCATGGCTGGCAGCCCGGCATGCGGCGCGATGCACGCTACAACGTGCTGAAACGCTACAACAACAGCGCGGCCTACGCCAACACCATCCTGGCACTGGCGGACAAGGTGGCGGGCAAGTCCGCCCAACCGGGAAAGCCCGCGAAACCCGCAAAATCTGCCCAGCCCGGCAAGCCCGTACAGCCCGCAGCTGCGAAGTCCAAAGCGCAGGGCAGCCCCGCGCAGCCCGTCAGGGCATCCGCCGCCGTTTCGGCTGCGCAGTAG
- a CDS encoding PAS domain S-box protein, whose protein sequence is MSAEPRPESPHPGSSPSPSPMVSDTPPGFASDVFSSAPPASLAFVTSTRGMLLALVLPLGTLALQWMLWDYIRPYAWFLFYPAVFLASLAGGLAGGLIATLLSALLVLYFFIPPILSFMVVQPVDVVAVAMFLGIGLMISLAHQGVRDAVRRVVEAQERQQAERAEADEATSRLRAANAELAARCARAEELDVLKTRFFANISHELRTPLTLLLGPLERLLAETSEGDEHRHALFTMLRNARLLHQHVDDMLDLSRVDAGAMQPRHAEADLSALTRTTCAYFDTLAAQRGMHYGVQAPLRLDAQVDTDKYRRILLNLLSNSFKFTPDGGSVSVTLERKGDEALLSVSDDGPGVPAHLRGAVFERYRQSGEGARGLHGGSGLGLAIVKEFAELHGGTASVGQGAEGGALFQVRLPLAAPPGVEVAPAESVAASGSFAGDPAGDPGWLASGHVPQYAPAAGRDGGLVLVVEDNRDMIAYIVDILRPHHQVAVAFDGEEGLRKALDLRPDLIVCDVMMPRVDGQRMVEQLRRYPGMADVPVLMLTAKADDELRVHLLHGAVQGYIQKPFTAAGLLASVHAELRDRARHKAELDESETRFRATFEQAAMGLALVAPDGSWLRVNGKLCAIVGYSAEELTKLRFQDITHPEYLDSDLALMHRLLAGTMDNYSLEKQYLRKGGEPVWVNLTVALVRKTDGTPDYFISVVEDIQQRKTFERRLAESEERFRQVVEHAPEAIFLQREGRFAYANPAARVLFGVGDPKEIMGRGVLEFFHPDDRSVVVERIRQLNEERRTVPRGHVRILRRDGTVVDAETSAVPFRLGVRDGALVFVRDISDRLWAEREIRDLARFPGENPNPVMRVSPDMVLLHANRSSDTFLECSGARVGAPFPAPFAEVVAEALRTWAPRTFEVQCLDRIYAMTVNPIADGGYANIYGMDITERKNAELELINAREAAETATKAKSAFLANMSHELRTPMNGVLGMLQLLDATPLDPEQRGYVQVAHAAGSNLTRLLGDLLDLARVESGRLTIREEPFDFNGLTQEVLAVLRPEADRKGIVLEAATDGMPGALLGDPQRIRQMLLNIVGNAVKFTDRGHVRLLARFEPSAGSGATVELGGQGEPGGQGEPGGQGEPGGQGTLYLAVEDTGIGIPGDMLGNIFEPFTQVEDAVSRRHGGAGLGLSIVRRIVDLMEGEVSMTSAEGRGTTVTLRLPVAAMDRLPAQEPTRNGLADPPMRQGRLLLVEDDHVNRLTVLWMLEKLGYDALAVGDGAAALEALRQGRFDAVLMDVQMPVMDGLQATAAIRNATDLPGGAEVPVIALTAYAMEGDRERLLAAGMDDYVEKPVDVQALRRVLSRFVGVPDAPALSDASRLADVPDNS, encoded by the coding sequence ATGTCCGCCGAGCCACGCCCCGAATCCCCCCACCCTGGGTCGTCGCCGTCACCCTCGCCCATGGTGTCCGACACCCCGCCGGGTTTCGCGTCTGACGTATTTTCTTCCGCTCCTCCCGCTTCCCTGGCCTTCGTCACATCGACAAGGGGCATGCTGCTTGCGCTGGTTCTGCCGCTGGGAACCCTGGCCCTGCAATGGATGTTGTGGGACTATATCCGACCCTATGCGTGGTTCCTGTTCTATCCTGCCGTGTTCCTGGCCTCTCTGGCGGGCGGGCTGGCGGGGGGCCTGATCGCCACCCTGCTGTCGGCATTGCTGGTGCTGTACTTCTTCATCCCTCCCATACTGTCCTTCATGGTGGTGCAACCGGTGGACGTGGTCGCCGTGGCCATGTTTCTGGGCATCGGGCTGATGATCAGCCTGGCCCACCAGGGGGTGCGGGATGCCGTCCGTCGTGTTGTCGAGGCACAGGAGAGGCAGCAGGCCGAGCGGGCAGAGGCGGACGAGGCCACCTCCCGGCTGCGCGCGGCCAATGCCGAACTTGCCGCCCGTTGCGCACGCGCCGAAGAACTGGATGTCCTGAAGACCCGTTTCTTCGCCAACATCAGCCATGAACTGCGCACTCCGCTCACCCTGCTGCTGGGGCCGCTGGAACGGCTGCTGGCCGAAACGTCCGAGGGCGACGAGCACCGCCACGCGCTGTTCACCATGCTGCGCAACGCCCGGTTGCTGCACCAGCATGTGGACGACATGCTGGACCTTTCGCGGGTGGATGCCGGAGCCATGCAACCGCGCCATGCAGAGGCGGACCTGTCCGCGCTGACGCGCACCACCTGCGCCTATTTCGATACCCTGGCCGCCCAGCGCGGCATGCACTACGGGGTGCAGGCGCCCCTGCGCCTGGACGCGCAGGTGGACACGGACAAGTACCGCCGCATCCTGCTCAACCTGCTGTCCAACTCCTTCAAGTTCACCCCGGACGGGGGCAGCGTTTCCGTGACCCTGGAGCGCAAGGGCGACGAGGCGCTGCTTTCGGTGAGCGACGACGGCCCGGGCGTACCCGCGCACCTGCGCGGCGCGGTGTTCGAGCGGTACCGCCAGAGCGGCGAGGGCGCGCGCGGACTGCACGGCGGCAGCGGTCTCGGGCTGGCCATCGTCAAGGAATTTGCGGAACTGCATGGCGGAACGGCCAGCGTCGGGCAGGGCGCTGAGGGCGGGGCGCTGTTCCAGGTGCGGCTGCCCCTGGCCGCGCCCCCCGGCGTGGAAGTGGCCCCGGCGGAATCCGTTGCCGCATCGGGCAGCTTTGCGGGCGACCCTGCGGGCGATCCCGGCTGGCTGGCCTCCGGCCATGTCCCGCAGTATGCCCCGGCGGCGGGCAGGGACGGCGGGCTGGTGCTGGTGGTGGAAGACAACCGCGACATGATCGCCTACATCGTGGACATCCTGCGGCCGCATCATCAGGTGGCCGTGGCCTTCGATGGCGAAGAGGGGCTGCGCAAGGCGCTGGATCTGCGGCCCGACCTCATCGTGTGCGACGTGATGATGCCCCGCGTGGACGGCCAGCGCATGGTGGAACAACTGCGCCGCTACCCCGGCATGGCCGACGTGCCGGTGCTGATGCTGACCGCAAAGGCCGATGACGAACTGCGCGTGCACCTGCTGCACGGCGCGGTGCAGGGGTACATCCAGAAGCCCTTTACGGCTGCGGGGCTGCTGGCCAGCGTGCACGCAGAACTGCGCGACCGGGCACGGCACAAGGCAGAGCTTGACGAAAGCGAAACCCGGTTCCGCGCCACCTTCGAGCAGGCGGCGATGGGCCTTGCCCTGGTGGCCCCGGACGGAAGCTGGCTGCGCGTCAACGGCAAGCTGTGCGCCATTGTGGGCTACTCTGCGGAAGAACTGACGAAACTGCGCTTTCAGGACATCACCCATCCCGAATACCTGGACAGCGACCTGGCGCTGATGCATCGGTTGCTGGCCGGCACCATGGACAACTACAGCCTGGAGAAGCAGTACCTGCGCAAGGGTGGCGAGCCGGTGTGGGTGAACCTGACCGTGGCCCTGGTGCGCAAGACCGACGGCACGCCCGACTACTTCATCTCGGTGGTGGAGGACATCCAGCAGCGCAAGACCTTCGAACGGCGTTTGGCCGAAAGCGAGGAGCGTTTCCGCCAGGTGGTGGAGCACGCCCCGGAAGCCATCTTTTTGCAGAGGGAAGGCAGGTTTGCCTATGCCAACCCGGCGGCGCGGGTGCTGTTTGGCGTGGGTGACCCCAAGGAGATCATGGGGCGGGGCGTGCTGGAGTTCTTCCACCCCGACGACCGAAGCGTGGTAGTCGAGCGCATCCGCCAACTGAACGAGGAGCGCCGCACGGTACCGCGCGGGCATGTGCGCATCCTGCGCCGCGACGGCACCGTCGTGGATGCGGAAACGTCCGCCGTGCCTTTCCGGCTGGGGGTGCGCGACGGTGCGCTGGTCTTCGTGCGCGACATCAGCGACCGGCTGTGGGCGGAACGCGAGATACGCGACCTCGCGCGCTTTCCCGGTGAAAACCCCAACCCGGTCATGCGGGTCAGTCCGGATATGGTGCTGCTGCACGCCAACCGGTCCAGCGACACGTTCCTCGAATGTTCCGGTGCGCGGGTGGGCGCCCCCTTCCCCGCGCCGTTTGCCGAGGTGGTGGCCGAGGCCTTGCGCACATGGGCCCCACGTACCTTCGAGGTCCAATGCCTTGACCGCATCTACGCCATGACCGTGAATCCCATTGCCGACGGCGGTTACGCCAACATCTACGGCATGGACATCACCGAGCGGAAGAACGCGGAACTCGAACTGATCAACGCGCGCGAGGCGGCGGAAACCGCCACCAAGGCCAAGAGCGCCTTTCTGGCCAACATGAGCCACGAACTGCGCACCCCCATGAATGGCGTGCTGGGCATGCTGCAACTGCTGGACGCCACCCCCCTGGACCCGGAGCAGCGCGGCTACGTGCAGGTGGCCCACGCGGCGGGCAGCAATCTGACACGCCTTCTGGGCGACCTGCTGGACCTGGCCAGGGTGGAGTCTGGGCGATTGACCATCCGCGAGGAACCGTTCGATTTCAACGGGCTGACACAAGAGGTGCTGGCCGTGCTGCGGCCAGAGGCGGACCGCAAGGGCATCGTGCTGGAGGCGGCGACGGACGGCATGCCGGGTGCCCTGCTGGGCGATCCGCAGCGCATCCGCCAGATGCTGCTGAACATCGTGGGCAATGCCGTGAAGTTTACGGATAGGGGGCACGTGCGGCTGCTGGCCCGCTTCGAGCCGTCAGCCGGGTCAGGCGCGACAGTCGAACTTGGCGGACAGGGCGAACCCGGCGGGCAGGGCGAACCCGGCGGACAGGGCGAACCCGGCGGGCAGGGCACGCTGTACCTCGCGGTGGAAGATACCGGCATCGGCATCCCCGGCGACATGCTGGGCAACATCTTCGAGCCGTTCACCCAGGTGGAGGACGCGGTGTCGCGCAGGCACGGCGGGGCCGGTCTGGGGTTGTCCATCGTGCGGCGCATAGTGGACCTGATGGAGGGCGAGGTCTCCATGACCAGCGCGGAAGGGCGCGGCACCACCGTGACGTTGCGCCTGCCCGTGGCCGCAATGGACCGGCTGCCTGCACAGGAACCGACGCGCAACGGGCTGGCCGACCCGCCCATGCGCCAGGGGCGCCTGCTGCTGGTGGAGGACGACCATGTGAACCGGCTGACCGTGCTGTGGATGCTGGAGAAGCTGGGCTACGATGCCCTTGCCGTGGGGGATGGCGCTGCGGCGCTGGAGGCGTTGCGGCAGGGGCGCTTCGACGCGGTGCTCATGGACGTGCAGATGCCGGTCATGGACGGCCTGCAAGCCACGGCGGCCATCCGCAACGCCACGGACCTGCCGGGCGGGGCGGAGGTTCCGGTCATCGCCCTGACGGCCTATGCCATGGAAGGTGACCGCGAGCGACTGCTGGCGGCAGGCATGGACGACTACGTCGAAAAGCCGGTGGACGTGCAGGCGCTGCGCAGGGTGTTGTCCCGTTTCGTGGGCGTGCCCGATGCCCCGGCCCTTTCCGATGCGTCCCGGCTGGCGGACGTGCCGGACAATTCCTAG
- a CDS encoding amino acid ABC transporter permease codes for MRPRPFPALPPEHNVPAFPPRLARPSHLTRLARLPHQEHGDDGARLDRTPEAPTAVEAFLSPHAARRLDALLLALLLCAGAWLYWKAAGRLDYQWNWGVVWQFLLRHDTQQVAHGAQGAAGGWVPGTLTQGLLVTLRLGLWSTLLALCVGTGMGLLRASPRLFRRMVARTYVEGVRNLPPLVLVFIFHFFVSSQFAPLLDGLFAPVADGVAALLPPQLYLPVQDWLARASALLLAPPGQLPVFLSGVVVLGLYEGAYITEIVRAGLEGVERGQWEASASTGLTRRQQLRHVILPQAFRLIVPPLAGQFISTIKDSAILSVISIRELTFQGMELMAATYLTFEIWLTVAALYLMLTFSCSLAARHVERRLRRAM; via the coding sequence ATGCGTCCCCGCCCGTTCCCGGCCCTGCCGCCGGAACACAACGTTCCGGCCTTTCCTCCGCGTCTGGCGCGTCCATCGCATCTGACGCGTCTGGCGCGTCTTCCGCATCAGGAACACGGGGACGACGGCGCGCGACTTGACCGCACGCCCGAAGCGCCCACCGCCGTGGAGGCCTTTCTGTCGCCCCACGCGGCACGGCGGCTGGACGCGCTCCTGCTGGCCCTGCTGCTTTGCGCCGGGGCATGGTTGTACTGGAAAGCGGCTGGCCGCCTGGACTACCAGTGGAACTGGGGAGTGGTGTGGCAGTTCCTGCTGCGGCACGACACGCAGCAGGTGGCGCATGGGGCACAGGGGGCGGCGGGGGGCTGGGTGCCCGGCACGCTGACCCAGGGGCTGCTGGTCACGCTGCGCCTGGGTTTGTGGTCCACCCTGCTGGCCCTGTGCGTCGGCACCGGCATGGGCCTGTTGCGGGCCAGCCCGCGCCTGTTCCGACGCATGGTGGCGCGCACCTATGTGGAAGGGGTGCGCAACCTGCCGCCGCTGGTACTGGTGTTCATCTTCCACTTCTTCGTGAGTTCGCAGTTCGCCCCGCTGCTGGACGGGCTGTTCGCCCCCGTGGCCGACGGCGTGGCGGCCCTGTTGCCCCCCCAACTGTACTTGCCCGTGCAGGACTGGCTGGCGCGGGCATCGGCCCTGCTGCTGGCGCCGCCCGGCCAATTGCCGGTGTTCCTTTCCGGGGTGGTGGTCCTTGGGCTGTACGAGGGCGCCTACATCACCGAAATCGTGCGCGCCGGGCTGGAAGGCGTGGAGCGCGGCCAATGGGAGGCATCGGCCTCCACAGGGCTGACCAGGCGGCAGCAACTGCGCCACGTCATCCTGCCGCAGGCCTTCCGGCTCATCGTACCGCCGCTGGCCGGGCAGTTCATCTCCACCATCAAGGATTCGGCCATCCTGTCGGTGATCTCCATCCGCGAGCTGACCTTTCAGGGCATGGAACTGATGGCCGCCACCTACCTGACCTTCGAGATATGGCTCACGGTGGCTGCCCTGTACCTGATGCTGACCTTTTCCTGCTCGCTGGCGGCCCGCCACGTGGAACGGCGCCTGCGCCGGGCCATGTAG
- a CDS encoding transporter substrate-binding domain-containing protein encodes MHTTTSPARLHVPALLLAFLLVLAALLTPHAPARAADASVRQKLSEESVIAGVLERGVLRVGFSTFVPWAMQDVTGKFIGFEVDVATRLADDLGVKVEFVPTKWSGIIPALLTGKFDVIIGGMSVKPDRNLKVNFTIPYDYAGMALMANRATAKGFTTLDDFDKPEVTIAARTGSTAAAAAKKRLPRATLRLFDDEAPAIQEVLSGRAHAMVSSAPLPAFEVLKNPDKLFLPVPGTFTSEPVAFAVRKGDVDTLNVFDNWIRLMDAEGWLKERKHYWFETNEWEARLK; translated from the coding sequence ATGCATACGACAACATCTCCTGCACGTCTCCACGTCCCCGCCCTGCTGCTGGCCTTTCTGCTGGTGCTTGCGGCGCTGTTGACGCCGCACGCCCCTGCCCGGGCGGCTGACGCATCCGTGCGCCAGAAGCTGTCCGAAGAAAGCGTCATCGCGGGCGTGCTGGAACGCGGCGTGCTGCGGGTGGGCTTTTCCACCTTCGTGCCGTGGGCCATGCAGGACGTCACCGGCAAGTTCATCGGCTTCGAGGTGGACGTGGCCACCCGCTTGGCCGATGACCTGGGCGTGAAGGTGGAATTCGTGCCCACCAAGTGGTCGGGCATCATCCCCGCCCTGCTCACCGGCAAGTTCGACGTGATCATCGGCGGCATGAGCGTGAAGCCCGACCGCAATCTGAAGGTGAACTTCACCATCCCCTACGATTACGCGGGCATGGCCCTGATGGCCAACCGCGCGACGGCAAAGGGCTTCACCACCCTGGATGACTTCGACAAGCCCGAGGTGACCATCGCCGCGCGCACCGGCAGCACCGCGGCGGCCGCGGCCAAAAAGCGTCTGCCCCGGGCCACCCTGCGCCTGTTCGATGACGAGGCCCCGGCCATTCAGGAAGTGCTGTCCGGCCGCGCCCACGCCATGGTTTCCAGTGCGCCGCTGCCCGCCTTCGAGGTGCTGAAGAACCCGGACAAGCTGTTCCTGCCCGTGCCCGGCACCTTCACCAGCGAGCCGGTGGCCTTTGCCGTGCGCAAGGGCGACGTGGACACCCTGAACGTGTTCGACAACTGGATTCGCCTGATGGATGCCGAGGGCTGGCTGAAGGAACGCAAGCACTACTGGTTCGAAACCAACGAGTGGGAAGCGCGGCTGAAGTAG
- a CDS encoding amino acid ABC transporter permease — MENSRHSRDSSAPGHPTAHGTGADAPGGTSRPNPATPARQAPVVPAPPPARRALLAVLGDVTRYCCLLGALVWITLRGTASSGYDWQWHRLWRHLFTTAGDGGFRAGPLLDGLGVTVQVVAASLGLALLAGLLAALLRQSGSRVGRAMAVAYVETVRNTPLLIQLFVVYFVLAPVLGLGRFAAGVLALSLFEGAYIAEVLRAGILSVPTGQWEASRSLGMDVPGTYMEVVLPQAARTALPPLTGQLVSLVKDSSLVSTIALHDLAMQAQAVAADTFLVFEVWFLVAGMYLALTLSLSALAQLLERRLRYEF; from the coding sequence ATGGAAAATTCCCGACACAGCCGGGACAGCTCGGCCCCAGGACACCCAACGGCGCACGGCACCGGCGCCGATGCGCCCGGCGGCACCTCGCGCCCCAATCCGGCCACGCCTGCCCGGCAGGCCCCGGTGGTTCCGGCGCCTCCGCCCGCACGCCGCGCCCTGCTGGCCGTGCTCGGCGACGTGACCCGGTACTGCTGCCTGCTGGGTGCGCTGGTCTGGATCACCCTGCGCGGCACGGCGTCGTCGGGCTACGACTGGCAATGGCACCGGCTGTGGCGCCACCTGTTCACCACGGCGGGGGATGGCGGGTTCCGCGCCGGTCCGCTGCTGGACGGCCTTGGCGTGACGGTGCAGGTGGTGGCGGCCAGCCTTGGGCTGGCGCTGCTGGCCGGTCTGCTGGCAGCCCTGCTGCGCCAATCCGGTTCGCGCGTGGGGCGCGCCATGGCCGTGGCCTATGTGGAGACGGTGCGCAACACCCCGCTGCTCATCCAGTTGTTCGTGGTCTATTTCGTGCTGGCGCCGGTGCTGGGGCTGGGGCGCTTTGCAGCCGGGGTGCTGGCCCTTTCGCTGTTCGAGGGGGCATACATCGCCGAAGTCCTGCGCGCGGGCATCCTTTCCGTACCTACGGGGCAGTGGGAAGCTTCACGCAGCCTTGGCATGGACGTGCCCGGAACCTATATGGAGGTGGTGCTGCCCCAAGCGGCCCGCACCGCCCTGCCCCCCCTGACCGGGCAACTGGTCTCCCTGGTCAAGGATTCGTCCCTGGTCAGCACCATCGCCCTGCACGATCTGGCCATGCAGGCCCAGGCGGTGGCAGCCGACACGTTTCTGGTGTTCGAGGTCTGGTTTCTCGTGGCGGGCATGTACCTTGCCCTCACGCTGTCCCTTTCGGCCCTGGCGCAGTTGCTGGAACGGCGCCTGCGCTACGAATTCTGA